One part of the Magallana gigas chromosome 5, xbMagGiga1.1, whole genome shotgun sequence genome encodes these proteins:
- the LOC105341544 gene encoding one cut domain family member 2 isoform X2, whose translation MTMENMGELSDQQISDSTVATSVSSVVGTGSDNTAHSHSDEGETEFTTVPSAVSSPEAEELSPTIDIASRTEAITVTVASMIDSSDFRAQMGDVTYQTLNGRMSPSYSPNSYATLTPLQPLPPISTVSDKFGQIQASQISGNGFMINNVNGLGNVVDMNSYRYDKMVGVNMGQALASTPMTMSMSMPMMSNGYTQSVPYGYNVNVSMGQNGLPSPKEEQKPVLSPNSLTYVDTYRSLAPPARLHSPNPMMSSLNSLHVNTTVTPDTSPHSHMGSPQRERSLGPADSQSNKSQEVEEINTKELAQRISSELKRYSIPQAVFAQRVLCRSQGTLSDLLRNPKPWSKLKSGRETFRRMWKWLQEPEFQRMSALRLAACKRKEQELPMQESRTPKKPRLVFTDIQRRTLHAIFKETKRPSKEMQATIAQQLGLEVTTVANFFMNARRRSLDKWRDDDGNNNRESVSKTS comes from the exons ATGACGATGGAAAACATGGGTGAACTCTCCGATCAACAAATTAGCGATTCGACCGTCGCCACTTCAGTCAGTAGTGTGGTCGGCACCGGGAGCGACAACACCGCACACAGTCACTCTGACGAAGGCGAGACTGAATTCACTACTGTACCCAGTGCCGTGTCAAGTCCAGAAGCTGAGGAACTGTCACCTACGATAGACATCGCCTCACGTACGGAGGCCATCACTGTAACCGTCGCCAGTATGATCGACAGTTCGGATTTTCGAGCCCAGATGGGAGATGTAACATACCAGACCCTCAACGGGAGGATGTCTCCTAGCTATAGTCCTAACAGCTACGCTACGCTTACCCCCCTTCAACCTCTCCCTCCAATTTCAACAGTGTCTGACAAATTTGGACAAATTCAAGCATCTCAAATCAGTGGGAATGGATTTATGATAAACAATGTGAATGGACTGGGCAATGTTGTGGACATGAACAGTTACAGGTATGACAAAATGGTTGGAGTGAACATGGGACAAGCACTTGCTTCAACCCCCATGACCATGTCTATGTCCATGCCGATGATGAGCAATGGATATACACAAAGTGTTCCGTACGGATATAATGTAAATGTTAGCATGGGACAAAACGGACTACCATCTCCAAAAGAGGAACAGAAGCCAGTGTTGTCCCCCAATTCTCTTACTTATGTAGACACATATCGTTCTCTTGCACCACCCGCTCGATTACATTCACCAAATCCCATGATGTCATCACTAAACAGCCTGCACGTAAACACGACAGTTACGCCGGACACATCCCCACACAGTCACATGGGCAGTCCACAGCGCGAGCGTTCTCTTGGTCCAGCTGATTCTCAGAGCAATAAATCGCAAGAGGTGGAAGAAATTAACACGAAAGAACTTGCACAAAGAATCAGTAGCGAATTGAAGCGATACAGCATTCCACAGGCGGTTTTTGCCCAGAGAGTACTTTGTCGCAGCCAGGGAACACTAAGTGACCTCTTGAGAAATCCCAAACCATGGAGCAAGTTGAAATCTGGTCGCGAAACGTTTCGACGGATGTGGAAATGGCTGCAGGAGCCCGAATTTCAGAGAATGTCGGCACTTAGACTGGCAG CTTGTAAACGGAAAGAACAAGAACTCCCAATGCAAGAAAGCAGAACACCTAAGAAACCTCGTTTAGTTTTCACTGATATTCAGAGACGCACACTAcatgcaatttttaaagaaacaaagaGGCCCTCAAAGGAAATGCAGGCAACTATTGCACAGCAGCTAGGACTTGAAGTCACCACTGTGGCAAATTTCTTTATGAATGCAAGACGGCGAAGTCTGGATAAATGGCGGGATGATGACGGCAATAACAACCGTGAAAGTGTCAGTAAAACGAGCTGA
- the LOC105341544 gene encoding one cut domain family member 2 isoform X3, with product MTMENMGELSDQQISDSTVATSVSSVVGTGSDNTAHSHSDEGETEFTTVPSAVSSPEAEELSPTIDIASRTEAITVTVASMIDSSDFRAQMGDVTYQTLNGRMSPSYSPNSYATLTPLQPLPPISTVSDKFGQIQASQISGNGFMINNVNGLGNVVDMNSYRYDKMVGVNMGQALASTPMTMSMSMPMMSNGYTQSVPYGYNVNVSMGQNGLPSPKEEQKPVLSPNSLTYVDTYRSLAPPARLHSPNPMMSSLNSLHVNTTVTPDTSPHSHMGSPQRERSLGPADSQSNKSQEVEEINTKELAQRISSELKRYSIPQAVFAQRVLCRSQGTLSDLLRNPKPWSKLKSGRETFRRMWKWLQEPEFQRMSALRLAGKSFNEANIKKEDGSPPSGFGHPNTIEYPLTDADSDLDLFQLESL from the exons ATGACGATGGAAAACATGGGTGAACTCTCCGATCAACAAATTAGCGATTCGACCGTCGCCACTTCAGTCAGTAGTGTGGTCGGCACCGGGAGCGACAACACCGCACACAGTCACTCTGACGAAGGCGAGACTGAATTCACTACTGTACCCAGTGCCGTGTCAAGTCCAGAAGCTGAGGAACTGTCACCTACGATAGACATCGCCTCACGTACGGAGGCCATCACTGTAACCGTCGCCAGTATGATCGACAGTTCGGATTTTCGAGCCCAGATGGGAGATGTAACATACCAGACCCTCAACGGGAGGATGTCTCCTAGCTATAGTCCTAACAGCTACGCTACGCTTACCCCCCTTCAACCTCTCCCTCCAATTTCAACAGTGTCTGACAAATTTGGACAAATTCAAGCATCTCAAATCAGTGGGAATGGATTTATGATAAACAATGTGAATGGACTGGGCAATGTTGTGGACATGAACAGTTACAGGTATGACAAAATGGTTGGAGTGAACATGGGACAAGCACTTGCTTCAACCCCCATGACCATGTCTATGTCCATGCCGATGATGAGCAATGGATATACACAAAGTGTTCCGTACGGATATAATGTAAATGTTAGCATGGGACAAAACGGACTACCATCTCCAAAAGAGGAACAGAAGCCAGTGTTGTCCCCCAATTCTCTTACTTATGTAGACACATATCGTTCTCTTGCACCACCCGCTCGATTACATTCACCAAATCCCATGATGTCATCACTAAACAGCCTGCACGTAAACACGACAGTTACGCCGGACACATCCCCACACAGTCACATGGGCAGTCCACAGCGCGAGCGTTCTCTTGGTCCAGCTGATTCTCAGAGCAATAAATCGCAAGAGGTGGAAGAAATTAACACGAAAGAACTTGCACAAAGAATCAGTAGCGAATTGAAGCGATACAGCATTCCACAGGCGGTTTTTGCCCAGAGAGTACTTTGTCGCAGCCAGGGAACACTAAGTGACCTCTTGAGAAATCCCAAACCATGGAGCAAGTTGAAATCTGGTCGCGAAACGTTTCGACGGATGTGGAAATGGCTGCAGGAGCCCGAATTTCAGAGAATGTCGGCACTTAGACTGGCAG GAAAATCATTCAATGAAGCCAACATTAAAAAAGAAGATGGGTCCCCACCCTCAGGCTTTGGTCACCCCAACACAATAG AATATCCCCTTACAGACGCTGATTCTGACCTAGACTTGTTTCAGTTGGAAAG CTTGTAA
- the LOC105341544 gene encoding one cut domain family member 2 isoform X4, translated as MTMENMGELSDQQISDSTVATSVSSVVGTGSDNTAHSHSDEGETEFTTVPSAVSSPEAEELSPTIDIASRTEAITVTVASMIDSSDFRAQMGDVTYQTLNGRMSPSYSPNSYATLTPLQPLPPISTVSDKFGQIQASQISGNGFMINNVNGLGNVVDMNSYRYDKMVGVNMGQALASTPMTMSMSMPMMSNGYTQSVPYGYNVNVSMGQNGLPSPKEEQKPVLSPNSLTYVDTYRSLAPPARLHSPNPMMSSLNSLHVNTTVTPDTSPHSHMGSPQRERSLGPADSQSNKSQEVEEINTKELAQRISSELKRYSIPQAVFAQRVLCRSQGTLSDLLRNPKPWSKLKSGRETFRRMWKWLQEPEFQRMSALRLENHSMKPTLKKKMGPHPQALVTPTQ; from the exons ATGACGATGGAAAACATGGGTGAACTCTCCGATCAACAAATTAGCGATTCGACCGTCGCCACTTCAGTCAGTAGTGTGGTCGGCACCGGGAGCGACAACACCGCACACAGTCACTCTGACGAAGGCGAGACTGAATTCACTACTGTACCCAGTGCCGTGTCAAGTCCAGAAGCTGAGGAACTGTCACCTACGATAGACATCGCCTCACGTACGGAGGCCATCACTGTAACCGTCGCCAGTATGATCGACAGTTCGGATTTTCGAGCCCAGATGGGAGATGTAACATACCAGACCCTCAACGGGAGGATGTCTCCTAGCTATAGTCCTAACAGCTACGCTACGCTTACCCCCCTTCAACCTCTCCCTCCAATTTCAACAGTGTCTGACAAATTTGGACAAATTCAAGCATCTCAAATCAGTGGGAATGGATTTATGATAAACAATGTGAATGGACTGGGCAATGTTGTGGACATGAACAGTTACAGGTATGACAAAATGGTTGGAGTGAACATGGGACAAGCACTTGCTTCAACCCCCATGACCATGTCTATGTCCATGCCGATGATGAGCAATGGATATACACAAAGTGTTCCGTACGGATATAATGTAAATGTTAGCATGGGACAAAACGGACTACCATCTCCAAAAGAGGAACAGAAGCCAGTGTTGTCCCCCAATTCTCTTACTTATGTAGACACATATCGTTCTCTTGCACCACCCGCTCGATTACATTCACCAAATCCCATGATGTCATCACTAAACAGCCTGCACGTAAACACGACAGTTACGCCGGACACATCCCCACACAGTCACATGGGCAGTCCACAGCGCGAGCGTTCTCTTGGTCCAGCTGATTCTCAGAGCAATAAATCGCAAGAGGTGGAAGAAATTAACACGAAAGAACTTGCACAAAGAATCAGTAGCGAATTGAAGCGATACAGCATTCCACAGGCGGTTTTTGCCCAGAGAGTACTTTGTCGCAGCCAGGGAACACTAAGTGACCTCTTGAGAAATCCCAAACCATGGAGCAAGTTGAAATCTGGTCGCGAAACGTTTCGACGGATGTGGAAATGGCTGCAGGAGCCCGAATTTCAGAGAATGTCGGCACTTAGACTG GAAAATCATTCAATGAAGCCAACATTAAAAAAGAAGATGGGTCCCCACCCTCAGGCTTTGGTCACCCCAACACAATAG
- the LOC105341544 gene encoding one cut domain family member 2 isoform X1: protein MTMENMGELSDQQISDSTVATSVSSVVGTGSDNTAHSHSDEGETEFTTVPSAVSSPEAEELSPTIDIASRTEAITVTVASMIDSSDFRAQMGDVTYQTLNGRMSPSYSPNSYATLTPLQPLPPISTVSDKFGQIQASQISGNGFMINNVNGLGNVVDMNSYRYDKMVGVNMGQALASTPMTMSMSMPMMSNGYTQSVPYGYNVNVSMGQNGLPSPKEEQKPVLSPNSLTYVDTYRSLAPPARLHSPNPMMSSLNSLHVNTTVTPDTSPHSHMGSPQRERSLGPADSQSNKSQEVEEINTKELAQRISSELKRYSIPQAVFAQRVLCRSQGTLSDLLRNPKPWSKLKSGRETFRRMWKWLQEPEFQRMSALRLAGKSFNEANIKKEDGSPPSGFGHPNTIACKRKEQELPMQESRTPKKPRLVFTDIQRRTLHAIFKETKRPSKEMQATIAQQLGLEVTTVANFFMNARRRSLDKWRDDDGNNNRESVSKTS, encoded by the exons ATGACGATGGAAAACATGGGTGAACTCTCCGATCAACAAATTAGCGATTCGACCGTCGCCACTTCAGTCAGTAGTGTGGTCGGCACCGGGAGCGACAACACCGCACACAGTCACTCTGACGAAGGCGAGACTGAATTCACTACTGTACCCAGTGCCGTGTCAAGTCCAGAAGCTGAGGAACTGTCACCTACGATAGACATCGCCTCACGTACGGAGGCCATCACTGTAACCGTCGCCAGTATGATCGACAGTTCGGATTTTCGAGCCCAGATGGGAGATGTAACATACCAGACCCTCAACGGGAGGATGTCTCCTAGCTATAGTCCTAACAGCTACGCTACGCTTACCCCCCTTCAACCTCTCCCTCCAATTTCAACAGTGTCTGACAAATTTGGACAAATTCAAGCATCTCAAATCAGTGGGAATGGATTTATGATAAACAATGTGAATGGACTGGGCAATGTTGTGGACATGAACAGTTACAGGTATGACAAAATGGTTGGAGTGAACATGGGACAAGCACTTGCTTCAACCCCCATGACCATGTCTATGTCCATGCCGATGATGAGCAATGGATATACACAAAGTGTTCCGTACGGATATAATGTAAATGTTAGCATGGGACAAAACGGACTACCATCTCCAAAAGAGGAACAGAAGCCAGTGTTGTCCCCCAATTCTCTTACTTATGTAGACACATATCGTTCTCTTGCACCACCCGCTCGATTACATTCACCAAATCCCATGATGTCATCACTAAACAGCCTGCACGTAAACACGACAGTTACGCCGGACACATCCCCACACAGTCACATGGGCAGTCCACAGCGCGAGCGTTCTCTTGGTCCAGCTGATTCTCAGAGCAATAAATCGCAAGAGGTGGAAGAAATTAACACGAAAGAACTTGCACAAAGAATCAGTAGCGAATTGAAGCGATACAGCATTCCACAGGCGGTTTTTGCCCAGAGAGTACTTTGTCGCAGCCAGGGAACACTAAGTGACCTCTTGAGAAATCCCAAACCATGGAGCAAGTTGAAATCTGGTCGCGAAACGTTTCGACGGATGTGGAAATGGCTGCAGGAGCCCGAATTTCAGAGAATGTCGGCACTTAGACTGGCAG GAAAATCATTCAATGAAGCCAACATTAAAAAAGAAGATGGGTCCCCACCCTCAGGCTTTGGTCACCCCAACACAATAG CTTGTAAACGGAAAGAACAAGAACTCCCAATGCAAGAAAGCAGAACACCTAAGAAACCTCGTTTAGTTTTCACTGATATTCAGAGACGCACACTAcatgcaatttttaaagaaacaaagaGGCCCTCAAAGGAAATGCAGGCAACTATTGCACAGCAGCTAGGACTTGAAGTCACCACTGTGGCAAATTTCTTTATGAATGCAAGACGGCGAAGTCTGGATAAATGGCGGGATGATGACGGCAATAACAACCGTGAAAGTGTCAGTAAAACGAGCTGA